The Tursiops truncatus isolate mTurTru1 chromosome X, mTurTru1.mat.Y, whole genome shotgun sequence DNA segment GAGGCGTAGAGCAGTTTTAAGCAGCAAGAGTTCAGTTAAGCAGAGCAAAGGTACGCTCCCGAGAAAGCAGGAGAGCAGGCTGTCTGGAAACCAGAAGCAGCCCCGCGATGGGGTAGGGCTGTGTTTTGTAGAGTGGtggtccctccctgtgtcctgtgTTATTTGACTGACAAATCGATCGACAGCTTTAGGCTATATAACTTTCCTGCTAGTATGCAGGCACTTACCCATAAGCACCCAAGCAGAACccatggggtggggcggggaagcAAAAGCCGCAATGCTAAGTTATTACAAGTGAGGCGTAATGAACCCTGGGTTACCTTGAGTCACCTTGTAGGTCTTGGTGCGCCTGCGTCAACCTGTGCTGGCGGTTTTGTCTTGCTTGGTCCTGGTATGGCTGGAAACCTAGCAGTGGTCCTTGACCACGAGAGGGAGGATCTCTGGGCATGCTGCAACCACCAGTGTCCAGGTAGGGGAGGGAAAGGCGAACCGTTCAGGATGGGGCAGGCCTGCTCTCCTCACCTTGGCTCTGGGCACCCTCTTCAGATCCTGGGCATGAAACCCCTGCATCACGAGGGCTTGTGGCTGGGTCTCCCGGAGGCTCCTGGTGAGTGCCAGCAGCAGGGGAGCTCGGGGGAGTACCCCGAGAAACAGAAGCGGGGGAGGAGGGCGACTCTTCTATCTCTTCTGCCGCCGCCGCTGCGGCCGCCGCCTCAGTGGCCTGGGCACCCTTGAGACTCTTGAGTCTCCTCCCGGGCCTGGTGGCATTTCTCGCGGGCATGGCGCTTGCTCTTCCGGCCCCGAGGCATGATGACACAGGTCAGGGCCAGCAGGCGGGAGTGTGGGCAGGAAGGCAGGCAACGAGGGCACCTGGGGGAGGGACAAGGAGATGCTGTGAGCACCTTCAGCGGGGAGATTCCTCCCTGGCTTTAACCAAGGCCGCCTCTGCAGGGTTCTTGAGGGCACTGCCCGAGGACCCACAGGGCTCCTGTTCTCCTGCTCAGCCTGTCCCCTGAGACCCCTGTGGAGGACGGTAGAGTGAGCCTTGGGCTACAGGCTGCCAGCCTACCTGAGTGTCACTGGGGTGACAGAAGGGGCTGCCAGTGGGACCTTCCGTGTCCTAGGGCGGGGAGTCTGCTCAGTTCATCTTCAGGATCTTTAGGTGGACGGCAGCCAGGGCCTGGGCTTCCTCCCCTCTGTTGCTCTGCCGTTCACACCTCAGTGGTCCCGGGGACCCATGAGGAGGAAGTGAGTGGTGGCCCAGCTCACCGGCCTGACAGGGGGAACACCGTGCTGACAGCTCTGTGGAGTCCTTTCTATCCTGGGATCACTGGGTCCTCAGTCCCTATTCAGTGCTCTCAGCTGGCTTCACGTAGGGCCTGGGACCCACCCTTCTGCCCTCTGATGGCTTTACCTTCAGGCTAAGGGTCTCACCTCCCTTAGACCTGATGTAAAGGAGCCTTGGCCCGACTGCCCTGTCCTGCGCCTTCAAGTGCTGAAAGCAGGGGCAAGGCTAGACTCTTTGTCATCCCCACAGCTCAGCGGGTGGGGCATGTTCCCCTTAGTCGTCACTCAGGGTTCTCAGTTTGACTCCTGGGAAGGCCTGTGGCTCCTGTCGCTTTACCTGAGGATATGTGCTCATAGAAAGGCCCACCGCTGTCTGAGAGCGAACTGAATAAAGTGAGGGTAGCCTGATGTCCCACGTCTACCTGTGGTCTCTGAAGGCAGGAAGCTGGGGCCCGCAGATCCAGGCCTTGTTATGCTTGGCCGCGCCGGTCCTCACTCAGGCTCTTCCTCAGTTTGACTCCTGGGAAGACCtatatttctccctctcttcaccTATTACCGTCCCCACTTCTCTGTCACCCTGGGAGGAGTTAAGGGTTGCCTCTGCTCGGCCTGACATCTCTCCAGGCGTCTCCCAGGACTGACAGCAGGGGAGAGATGATGTGCTGCCCCCATTGTTATGGTTTTCATGCTCCACTCCAGCCTTAGGTCCTCACGCCAACTCCTAGCACAACCTGGAAATTTCCCCTGTGCTGAGTCACCAGCCTCGGAGCAAAGTCCTCACCACCCTGAGTCCCCAGAAGCAGAAGTCAGAGTAGGCCACGTGTAGCCACAGCTATTTCTGTGGGGCTTCTGAGGACTAACACAGAGGGCAAGATTCCCCGGGCTCCGCTCTTCTGGGGTTTGTGACCTCAATAGTCCTCACTCTGTCAGGATCTGGGACTCTTTCGTCTACCGACCTGAGTCCTCCAGAGCCGGAGGCAAGTGGGTGACACATGGAACTAcccctgcctggggcttccccgggCCGAAAGGGTGGTGGGGCTATGTGtttgttcctctctcttttcGGTTGTGCGTTCCCCTTGGTCCTCACTCGGAGTCCTTACGCTGGCTCTTCCCGTGACCTAGAGAGGCCTGTGCTCTCGTACTACAGCCTTTACTTCCCCGAGACCACCTAGGAGGATGTGAGGGTTGCCTCACGTGGGCATGACTGCCTGTGGTCACTCATGGCCGACAGTAAGGGAGGGATTCTGTGGCGTCCCCGCTTTTATGACTTGGGTGGTTCCCTCAGTCCTCATGGTCCTCTGCTCGACTCTTGGCATGACCTGGAATTCCTCCCTGTGCTCCCCTGAGGCTGGCCCCTGGGACCAAGTGCCTCATCTACCTGAGACGCTCTAAAAGGAAAGGCGTGGGGCGCACCATGCCAACATTCCTGGATTTGCCAAGGGGAGGTATCCAGTGGCAGGGCTCTGCTCTAGGTGGAGTCCCTTTATCCTCATTTAGAGTCACTAGATTTCCAGTCTCTACTGAGTGAGGCTGTTCCCCATAGACCAAGGCCCTCGCCTCCCCGAGACCACCCCCAGTGGAAAGAGGGGGCAGGTCAGCCAGAAAGCTTTGTCCTGGGCCTCCTGGGGCTGACCTCAGGGGCGGGACTCTGCATTCTCCTCTGTTCTGGAGTGAGTGGTCCTCTTGCTCCTCATTCAGGGTCCTCATCGTGATGCCTGACCAGACCCAGGACTCCACCTTCCACTCCCCTGAAGCTGTGCTCCTCAGCACAAAGGCATTACCTTCTTGGGAATTCTGAATTGGAAGTCAGGATGAACCAGATCTGTCCAAAGCTGTTGGGGTCTTCTGAGGAGCAGGACTTTACAAGGCCCCACTCTTCTGGAGTCAGTGGCCCCTCAGTCCTAACTCAGGTTTCTTACGTTGACTTCAGGTAGCATATGGGACTCCACCCTCCCTACTGTCTGTCTGCCAGCCTCAGGCCAAGGCTTTCACCTTCCTGAGACACCAGAAGGGGAGATAAGAGACCTATTCTCTGGCTACTCCTGCCGGGGGCCTCTGTGTGGTCCCCTTTGTTTTGGGGAGTCCACTCATCGGCACCCAGTGTCCTCACCCTGAAGCAAATTAAGGCCTGCTAGGATCTCCTACTTGGGCAGAATTGGAGATGCTGCCACAAGACCAAGGAACTCACCTCCCTGAGAACCTCTCCACCCTTGCCCCGGAGGAAAAGAAGGGGTACCTTCAGACAGACAGCTCTGCGCATGGCCACACAAGGGAGAAAGCAGGGTAGACTTTGTGGGGCCCCCTTCTGTTCTAAGGTCCTCACCTTGAGTAACTATCAGAGGCTggggctcctccctcccctgaccTGAGGACACAGCTCTTAAACCAAGACTTTTATGTCCCTGAGAAACTTGAAGAGTAAATGAGGAGATGCTGATCTTTTCAGGGTATCTGACATTGCATATGTAGAAGACCCCATTGTCAccgaaaatttttctttttattcataccATTCACTTATCCAGCGTTACTGTTACTGTATTCCATAACAATGCTTTGGGAACAGGGCCCCTTTTATCCCATGAGATACATTTTGGAGtggtgagaagaaaaatgaattaaaagacgTAAGGTCTGGCTTAGGCTGGGAGGAGTGGAAGAGTGTAGGCTCTAGACTATTCCAGACCAGGGGACTAGACCCAGCAAGGTCACTTAATCAGTCTTGTGAACTTGAGACACCTGCAAGTTATTCACCTGTGAAGGGAGTCTGCTAAAACCTATCCTGCGTGAATGTTGGAATGTTATGTACTACATGTAAAGCAGTGGCATACTCATTAAGCAATATTGGGTTTTTGATGAATGGCAGTTATGATATGATTATTATGAACCCCGAAGTGCCACCCTCCCAtcagagtttatttttaatccagtAGGTAGCAGAGAATATGCAGTGCActagggcaaaagaaacaaatactcaCAAATGAGGTAAATCAAAGTATCTTTTATTTCTACCAAAAGAAAGTTTAAACGAAGTAAGGCAAACCACGAGTTAAATGGCTTTTActctctgttttctccattttttgtttctaaatattttctgtggtCGCCTTTCACATTTCCATGAAAATCTCTATTGCAGTGCCATGTTTTCTACTTCTGGATCATACAGAAAATATAGATGGTTCGTTTTTCTGTTACATATACCAAAACTGTAACTTTAGAACTCTTTAAACAGCAATAAATATGCAAGCAATGTCATTCACAAATTCCTATTCTTAAGAAAATACACTATCTATtacaagaaaaaacatttgaaaaacctAAATCAGTCAATAATATATAGAAGTTAGTAGTTTAAAACAAGAAGATAAATAAGATCTATACTTTGTTCCCTCCATCCCTACTACTCTGCACTATTTAGGAGCTTGACTGCTCTCTTCCAAAACAAAGTGAGCAAACTGCCCACGGCCTCCCTCCCTACATGTGGGAGGAGCTGCGGGCCTTGGCCCTGGAAGGGGCTCTGCCCTCAGCAACAGCTGCAGCCCTGGCCGCGGCgctctcttcctcatctttcaGAGCCTCCTCATAGCGATCTGCGAAGGCACTGGGGACGGTACCAATGATCTTGCCCAAAATCTCCAGCACTTTCATCTTGCTGGTTTCAGCGTGGGCTCTCGGGCCCCACAGGAACTCATAGCGTGGAGGATGGCTGTTGGGCACCTGGCGGTATGTCAGGTACTTTTGCTGCACGAAATCTTTGCTGATGAGCCTCCCGGGATCCCCGAAGATCAAGTGCCTCCTCCCAGCATACAAACCCAACGCATTGAGGAATTTCCAGATCTCCTCTTCGGTGGCACGGTTGCCCTTCGTGAAGATCAGGCCCAGGAGAATCATCAGGAGACCGGATGTGGGCAGCCCCGACTCATCACTTGGACTTCCCTCGCTGGGGAGGGCCATCTTGCTGATGAGGGCGTAGGAGTGACTGCTGGGGTCAACTTCCTTCAGCTCGAGGCCAAAGACCAGCTCCATGATCTCAGAGGCTCTGCTGAGGATCTCAGGGAAGTGCTTATCGTACTTCCTGTTGATAGCCTTCAGCAGTGCTGCCTGCGGGATGGGCTCCTTCGTCTTGTACTTCTCCAGCAGGAAGTGCACCAACATTGTGGACTCCCTGATCAGAAAAACTCTGCAACTGCTCTCAATGAAAGGTGCTGCCTGGGAGGTACCTGCACTTTTCTCATCTTGGCTCTGGGCACCCTCTTCAGATCCTGGGCATGAAACCCCTGCATCACGAGAGCTCGTGGCTGGGTCTCCCTGAGGCTCCTGGCGAGTGCCAGCAGCAGGGGAGCTCGGGGGAGTACCCCTAGAAACAGAAGCGGGGGAGGATGGCGACTCTTCTACCTCTTCTGCCGCCGCCCCCTCCTCAGTGGCCTGGGCACCCTTGAGACTCTGAGTCTCCCCCCGGGCCTGGTGGCGTTTCTTGCGGCCATGGCGCTTGTTCTGGCGCCGAGGCATGATGACACAGGTCAGGGCCAGCAGGCGGGAGTGTGGGCAGGAAGGCAGGCAACGAGGGCACCTGGGGGAGGGACAAGGAGATGCTGTGAGCACCGTCAGCGGAGAGATTCCTCCCTGGCTTTAACCAAGGCCGCCTCTGCAGGGTTCTTGAGGGCACTGCTCGAGGACCCACAGGGCTCCTGTTCTCCTGCTCAGCCTGTCCCCTGAGACCCCTGTGGAGGACGGTAGAGTGAGCCTTGGGCCACAGCCAGCCAGCCTTGCCTGGGCGGTACGGGGGTGACAGTGGGGGCTGGCAGGGGAGGTAGGTCCCCACGGTTCCCATTCAGAGTCAGGATGACAGTTGTTGCcaacacccccatccccaccccctcccctctgctgctCTGAAGTTGACAACACCATCTTCCACGACacccaggaggaggaaaggagggagcgTTCAGCCCACCACCGAAGGGTCTTGGTACCCTCCCTTCTGCTGCCTGGTGGCTGCCCCTTCAGAACAAAGCTCTAACCTCCCTCGGAACTGGCAGAGGAAATTACGGGCGGTCTCAGCCTGAACCTGGCAGAGGAAAGTAAGGGCAGTCTCAGCCTGACAGTCCTTTCTTGGGAGTCTAAGGGTTGACAGGAGGGGACGGGCCATATTCTCTCTTGTCCCTTCTCTTCGGGGTGGGTGACTCCCTCAGTCCTCACTCGGGGTCCTCCCTGGACGGCCGGTGCAGCCTGGAGCTCCTCTCTTGCCCCGAGGGCCATCTGCTCGCACCAGTGCCGGCACCTCCTTGCGTCCCATTCGGAGGCAGTGAGGGTGACCACGCGGCCGCACGTGGCAGAGTTTTACCAGGCCTGCAGCGTGCGGCAGACAGGGCGAGGCCCTGCGGCTGGCGGCCCCACTGGCCCTCACTCAAGGGCTTGGGCTGACTCTTGGGAGTGCTTAGGGACGCGCCTTCTGCTGGCCTGCACCTCCCCTCTCAGACAGCAGCCCTCCCTCCTCCGTGTGTGGCCAGAAGGAAGCGGCTGACAACAGGGGAGGGGTTCTGAGGTGCCCTTGCGACGGGGAGGACGGTCCTTG contains these protein-coding regions:
- the LOC109548437 gene encoding melanoma-associated antigen B4-like: MPRRQNKRHGRKKRHQARGETQSLKGAQATEEGAAAEEVEESPSSPASVSRGTPPSSPAAGTRQEPQGDPATSSRDAGVSCPGSEEGAQSQDEKSAGTSQAAPFIESSCRVFLIRESTMLVHFLLEKYKTKEPIPQAALLKAINRKYDKHFPEILSRASEIMELVFGLELKEVDPSSHSYALISKMALPSEGSPSDESGLPTSGLLMILLGLIFTKGNRATEEEIWKFLNALGLYAGRRHLIFGDPGRLISKDFVQQKYLTYRQVPNSHPPRYEFLWGPRAHAETSKMKVLEILGKIIGTVPSAFADRYEEALKDEEESAAARAAAVAEGRAPSRAKARSSSHM